A genomic window from Helicobacter pylori includes:
- the queC gene encoding 7-cyano-7-deazaguanine synthase QueC, producing the protein MGQEICVISFSGGQDSTTLAVWAKKRFKKVCLVGFDYAQKHSVELECAQKIASLLQLPYEIIPLDFLENITHSALFKNSNDLMGHSHAQNKDLPNSFVPNRNAIFITLLHSYAQKLGASNIALGVSQADFSGYPDCKEDFIKSIEHALNLGSNTAIKIVTPLMFLSKAQEFQMAKDLGVLDLIIKETHTCYQGERKILHAYGYGCDKCPACQLRKKGFEEFQAKL; encoded by the coding sequence ATGGGACAAGAAATTTGCGTGATCAGTTTTAGCGGGGGGCAAGACAGCACCACTTTAGCCGTATGGGCGAAAAAGCGTTTTAAAAAAGTCTGTTTAGTGGGGTTTGATTATGCGCAAAAACACTCCGTGGAATTAGAATGCGCTCAAAAAATCGCTTCTCTTTTACAACTCCCCTATGAAATCATCCCATTAGATTTTTTAGAAAATATCACCCACTCCGCGCTTTTTAAAAACTCTAACGATTTAATGGGGCATTCGCATGCGCAAAATAAAGATTTACCCAACTCTTTTGTGCCTAATCGTAACGCCATTTTTATCACCCTTTTGCATTCTTACGCGCAAAAACTAGGGGCTAGTAACATCGCTTTAGGGGTTTCACAAGCGGATTTTAGCGGCTATCCGGATTGTAAAGAAGATTTTATTAAAAGCATTGAGCATGCCCTAAATTTAGGCTCAAACACGGCGATTAAGATTGTAACGCCTTTAATGTTTTTAAGTAAAGCGCAAGAATTTCAAATGGCTAAAGATTTAGGGGTTTTAGATTTGATCATCAAAGAAACGCACACCTGCTATCAAGGAGAGCGAAAGATTTTGCATGCTTATGGCTATGGCTGCGATAAATGCCCGGCATGCCAATTGAGGAAAAAAGGCTTTGAAGAGTTTCAAGCCAAGTTGTAA
- a CDS encoding CCA tRNA nucleotidyltransferase: MFELEEELKELFDIYEKSCHELYLVGGCVRDCLMGVTPKDYDLTSNALVSESKELLLKHHFRVLETGIKHGTITALKNHQSYEITTFRVEKGHIKHRKPKELVFSARLTDDLKRRDFSMNAIAYSPTKGLIDPFKGQNAIKNQLIACVGDVRLRFFEDALRILRALRFSATLGFKIEINTKKAVFAYKDLLKHLSKERLQSELNKLLMGKNAHEVIKEYQEILELVIQEKIKEVEFLKNAPFNLELRLLGFFKYPKSLENLRYPKKIIVLFAKAKECHQAFLNTHNKTELKFLLKNYDLEPFNLALDFYALENPKHALKIKGLFKEIFNANEPFKKEHLALKGGTLQSLGYQHQKIGEILNACLDLVIVNPKHNSLEFLIEWVKDRYLPNDAINLSPIGQKNKN, translated from the coding sequence GTGTTTGAGTTAGAAGAAGAATTAAAAGAATTGTTTGACATTTATGAAAAATCTTGTCATGAGCTTTACTTGGTGGGGGGATGCGTGCGCGATTGTTTGATGGGTGTTACCCCTAAAGATTACGATTTGACCTCAAACGCTTTAGTGAGTGAAAGTAAAGAGCTTCTTTTAAAACACCATTTTAGGGTGCTAGAAACCGGTATCAAACATGGCACGATCACGGCCCTTAAAAACCATCAAAGCTATGAAATCACAACTTTTAGGGTTGAAAAAGGGCATATCAAACACCGAAAGCCTAAAGAATTGGTTTTTAGCGCGCGTTTAACAGACGATTTAAAACGGCGCGATTTTAGCATGAATGCTATCGCTTATAGCCCTACAAAAGGCTTGATCGATCCTTTTAAGGGGCAAAATGCGATTAAAAATCAATTGATTGCATGCGTGGGGGATGTGCGATTAAGGTTTTTTGAAGACGCTTTAAGGATTTTAAGAGCGTTACGATTTAGCGCGACTTTAGGGTTTAAGATAGAGATAAACACCAAAAAAGCGGTTTTTGCATATAAGGATTTGTTAAAACACCTTTCTAAAGAGCGCTTGCAAAGCGAATTAAATAAGCTTCTTATGGGGAAAAACGCCCATGAAGTCATTAAAGAGTATCAAGAAATTTTAGAGTTGGTTATTCAAGAAAAAATAAAAGAAGTAGAGTTTTTAAAAAACGCTCCCTTTAATTTGGAATTAAGATTATTAGGGTTTTTTAAATATCCAAAAAGTTTAGAAAATTTACGATACCCTAAAAAAATAATCGTTTTATTCGCTAAAGCCAAAGAATGCCATCAAGCTTTTTTGAATACCCATAACAAAACAGAATTAAAATTTTTATTAAAAAACTATGATTTAGAGCCTTTTAATTTGGCTTTAGATTTTTATGCGCTAGAAAACCCTAAACACGCCTTAAAAATCAAAGGCTTATTCAAAGAAATTTTCAACGCTAACGAGCCTTTTAAAAAAGAACATTTAGCCCTTAAGGGCGGCACGCTTCAAAGCTTGGGTTACCAGCACCAAAAAATCGGCGAAATTTTAAACGCATGCTTGGATTTAGTCATCGTTAACCCTAAACACAATTCTTTAGAGTTTTTGATTGAGTGGGTTAAAGATAGGTATTTACCTAATGATGCTATAAACCTTTCGCCAATAGGGCAAAAAAATAAAAATTAA
- a CDS encoding NAD(P)-dependent oxidoreductase: protein MKIGWIGLGAMGIPMAARLCDAGLKVSVYNRTESKATPLKEKGVAVYTNPIDLASGVDLVFIMLSDKTAIDAVLAPKFWEQMSKKIVVNMSTIAPLESLALEKTAKEHQATYLEAPVSGSVGAAKTGALLVLAAGEEEVVSKLKPVFAHLGSQTFYLGKIGQGTGAKLSINSLLAQMGVAYSEALLLAKHLGVDAEQFLQVVSQSGMNSPLFQAKKGMWLQDNYPAAFSLKLMLKDIRLAKNEAGEAIKLPFLFQAEELYSQAEKSGLGEMDMAAVYHYLKKGDH, encoded by the coding sequence ATGAAAATTGGATGGATTGGACTTGGGGCCATGGGGATTCCTATGGCGGCTCGCTTGTGCGATGCAGGTTTAAAGGTATCGGTTTATAACCGCACAGAGAGCAAGGCAACGCCCTTAAAAGAAAAAGGCGTAGCGGTTTATACTAACCCTATAGATTTGGCCAGTGGGGTTGATCTTGTTTTTATCATGCTTTCGGATAAAACGGCGATTGATGCTGTTTTAGCACCAAAATTTTGGGAACAGATGTCTAAAAAAATCGTGGTGAATATGAGCACTATCGCTCCTTTAGAAAGCTTGGCTTTAGAAAAAACCGCTAAAGAGCATCAAGCAACTTACCTTGAAGCGCCCGTTTCGGGATCGGTTGGTGCGGCAAAAACCGGGGCTTTATTGGTTTTAGCAGCCGGTGAAGAAGAGGTTGTTTCTAAACTCAAACCTGTTTTTGCGCATTTGGGGAGTCAAACCTTTTATTTAGGAAAAATTGGTCAAGGGACAGGGGCTAAATTATCCATTAATAGCCTTTTAGCTCAAATGGGGGTTGCTTATTCAGAAGCTTTGCTATTAGCCAAACATTTAGGAGTTGATGCAGAGCAATTCTTGCAAGTTGTCAGCCAATCTGGCATGAATTCCCCTCTCTTTCAAGCTAAAAAAGGCATGTGGCTGCAAGATAACTATCCGGCCGCTTTTAGTTTGAAGCTCATGCTCAAAGACATTCGTTTAGCCAAAAATGAAGCAGGAGAGGCGATTAAGTTGCCATTTTTATTTCAAGCAGAAGAACTTTATTCTCAAGCAGAAAAATCCGGTTTAGGCGAAATGGATATGGCAGCCGTTTATCATTATTTAAAAAAAGGAGATCATTAA
- the frxA gene encoding NAD(P)H-dependent flavin oxidoreductase FrxA has translation MDREQVIALQHQRFATKKYDPNRRISQKDWEALVEVGRLAPSSVGLEPWKMLLLKNERMKEDLKPMAWGALSSLEGASHFVIYLARKGVTYDSDYVKKVMHEVKKRDYDSHSRFAQIIKNFQENDMKLNSERSLFDWASKQTYIQMANMMMAAAMLGIDSCPIEGYDQEKVEAYLEEKGYLNTAEFGVSVMASFGYRNQEITPKTRWKTEVIYEVIE, from the coding sequence ATGGACAGAGAACAAGTGATTGCTTTACAGCACCAACGATTCGCTACAAAAAAATACGATCCTAACCGCCGTATTTCCCAAAAGGATTGGGAAGCGTTGGTTGAAGTGGGGAGGTTAGCCCCTTCTTCAGTCGGGCTTGAACCATGGAAAATGCTTTTATTGAAAAATGAACGCATGAAAGAAGATTTAAAACCCATGGCTTGGGGAGCGCTTTCTAGTTTAGAGGGAGCGAGTCATTTTGTCATTTATCTTGCACGAAAAGGCGTTACCTATGATAGCGATTATGTTAAAAAAGTGATGCATGAAGTTAAAAAAAGGGATTATGATTCTCATTCAAGGTTCGCTCAAATCATCAAAAATTTCCAAGAGAATGACATGAAACTCAATAGCGAACGATCCCTGTTTGATTGGGCCAGCAAGCAGACTTACATTCAAATGGCGAACATGATGATGGCAGCGGCCATGTTAGGGATTGATTCTTGCCCCATTGAAGGGTATGATCAAGAAAAAGTGGAGGCTTATTTAGAAGAAAAAGGCTACCTGAACACCGCAGAATTTGGGGTATCAGTAATGGCTAGTTTTGGTTATCGCAATCAAGAAATCACCCCTAAAACCCGTTGGAAGACAGAAGTTATTTATGAAGTGATTGAATAA
- the gltX gene encoding glutamate--tRNA ligase yields MLRFAPSPTGDMHIGNLRAAIFNYIVAKQQHKPFLIRIEDTDKERNIEGKDQEILEILKLMGISWDKLVYQSHNIDYHRGMAEKLLKENKAFYCYASAEFLEQEKEKAKNEKRPFRYLDEWATLEKDKHHDPVVRLKAPNHAVSFNDAIKKEVKFEPYELDSFVLLRKDKSPTYNFACACDDLLYEISLIIRGEDHVSNTPKQILIQQALGSNDPIIYAHLPIILDEASGKKMSKRDEASSVKWLLNQGFLPVAIVNYLITIGNKVPKEVFSLDEAIEWFSLENLSNSPAHFNLKYLKHLNHQHLKRLDDEKLLELASIKDKNLLGLLRLFIEECGTLLELKEKISLFLEPKDIVKTYENEDFKERCLALFNALKSMDFQAYKDFESFKKEAMRLSQLKGKDFFKPLRILLTGNSHGVELPLIFPYIQSHYQEILRLKA; encoded by the coding sequence ATGCTTCGTTTTGCACCTTCGCCTACTGGGGATATGCACATAGGGAATTTAAGGGCAGCCATTTTTAACTACATTGTGGCCAAACAGCAACATAAACCCTTTCTCATTCGCATTGAAGACACGGATAAAGAACGCAACATTGAAGGCAAAGATCAAGAGATTTTAGAGATTTTAAAGCTTATGGGGATAAGCTGGGATAAACTTGTGTATCAAAGCCATAACATAGATTACCACAGAGGAATGGCAGAAAAATTGCTTAAGGAAAATAAAGCGTTTTATTGCTATGCGAGCGCGGAGTTTTTAGAGCAAGAAAAGGAAAAAGCCAAAAACGAAAAACGCCCTTTCAGGTATTTAGACGAGTGGGCGACTTTAGAAAAAGACAAGCATCATGATCCTGTGGTGCGTTTAAAAGCCCCAAATCATGCGGTTTCTTTTAATGATGCGATCAAAAAAGAAGTGAAATTTGAACCTTATGAATTGGATTCTTTTGTGCTTTTAAGAAAGGATAAAAGCCCGACTTATAATTTCGCCTGCGCATGCGATGACTTGCTTTATGAAATCAGTCTGATCATTAGGGGCGAAGATCATGTGAGTAACACCCCTAAACAGATTTTAATCCAACAAGCTTTAGGCTCAAACGATCCTATTATTTATGCGCATTTGCCCATTATTTTAGATGAAGCAAGCGGTAAAAAGATGAGCAAAAGAGACGAAGCCTCTAGCGTGAAATGGCTTTTAAACCAAGGGTTTTTGCCGGTTGCGATTGTGAATTACCTCATCACTATTGGCAATAAAGTGCCTAAAGAAGTTTTTAGCCTTGATGAAGCGATAGAATGGTTCAGTTTGGAAAACCTTTCTAATTCCCCAGCTCATTTTAATTTAAAATATTTAAAACACTTAAACCACCAGCATTTGAAGCGTTTAGACGATGAAAAATTATTAGAACTCGCTTCAATAAAAGATAAAAATCTTTTAGGGCTTTTAAGATTATTCATAGAAGAATGCGGCACGCTTTTAGAATTGAAAGAAAAAATTTCGTTGTTTTTAGAGCCAAAAGATATTGTTAAAACTTACGAAAACGAAGATTTCAAAGAGCGTTGTTTAGCGCTTTTTAACGCCCTAAAAAGCATGGATTTTCAAGCGTATAAGGATTTTGAAAGTTTTAAAAAAGAAGCCATGCGATTGAGCCAGCTTAAAGGTAAGGATTTTTTCAAACCTTTGCGCATTCTTTTAACCGGGAACTCGCATGGCGTTGAATTGCCGTTGATTTTCCCTTATATTCAAAGCCATTATCAAGAAATTTTAAGGCTAAAAGCATGA
- a CDS encoding YggT family protein has translation MIFSTLLNAIAVILSSLITIYMWVVIIYSLISFVQPNPNNPVMQILARLCEPVFYFLRSKFKLVFNGLDFAPLVVVIVLKFLDLTLIQWLFMLAKSF, from the coding sequence ATGATATTTTCCACTCTTCTCAATGCGATAGCCGTGATTTTAAGCTCGCTCATTACGATTTATATGTGGGTAGTGATCATTTATTCGCTCATCAGCTTTGTGCAGCCTAACCCGAATAACCCTGTTATGCAAATCCTCGCTCGCTTGTGTGAGCCGGTGTTTTATTTTTTACGCTCCAAATTCAAGCTGGTGTTTAACGGGTTGGATTTCGCTCCTTTAGTGGTGGTCATTGTTTTGAAGTTTTTAGATTTGACTTTAATCCAATGGCTTTTCATGCTCGCTAAAAGCTTCTAA
- a CDS encoding lytic transglycosylase domain-containing protein, producing MRFFILFFMGMLGIGFSQTELDLKDLEKKPAGIVRDYYLWRYISDKKTSLENAKKAYELTQNKNNALQKAMQEKGLDNADKTPDAKMPEDIYCKQIALESMLEELDAFQNSCIAIALKSKIKDFDKIPIQTLKILQAKIKESYPILYEELEILQSKNVSASLFKANAQVFSVLFNHLSYEKKLQLFEEHIPIKELNRLLDENYPAFNRLIYQVILDPKLDHFKDALAKSNATHSNAQTFFILGINEILRKKLSKALKYFERSEEVVKDDDFSKNRAIFWQYLVSKKKKTLERLSQSPALNLYSLYANRKLKATPNYRIISHLQNLSQEDPPFNTYDPFLWQIFKEKTLSLKDEGAFNTMLKSLYYEKSAPELTYLLSQRNKDNTYYYLSPYEGIIEWQSVDEKAMAYAIARQESFLLPALISRSFALGLMQIMPFNVGPFAKSLGMDNIDLNDMFNPNIALKFGNYYLNHLKKEFNHPLFVAYAYNAGPGFLRRWLESSKRFREKNHFEPWLSMELMPYSETRMYGFRVMLNYLIYQEIFGNFIFVDTFLEQTLTKDK from the coding sequence ATGCGTTTTTTTATTTTATTTTTTATGGGTATGCTTGGCATTGGTTTTTCTCAAACCGAATTGGATTTAAAAGATTTAGAGAAAAAGCCCGCCGGGATCGTTAGGGATTATTATTTGTGGCGTTATATCAGCGATAAAAAAACCAGTTTAGAAAACGCTAAAAAAGCCTATGAATTGACTCAAAATAAAAATAACGCCCTACAAAAAGCCATGCAAGAAAAAGGCTTAGACAATGCAGATAAAACCCCTGATGCCAAAATGCCTGAAGATATTTATTGCAAACAGATCGCTTTAGAAAGCATGCTAGAAGAGTTAGACGCTTTCCAAAATAGCTGTATCGCTATCGCTTTAAAATCAAAAATCAAGGATTTTGATAAAATCCCTATCCAAACCCTTAAGATCTTGCAAGCTAAAATCAAAGAGTCTTACCCCATTCTTTATGAAGAATTAGAAATTTTGCAAAGCAAGAATGTGAGCGCTTCTTTGTTTAAGGCTAACGCGCAAGTGTTTAGCGTGCTTTTTAACCATTTGAGTTATGAAAAAAAGCTCCAACTTTTTGAAGAGCATATTCCTATTAAGGAATTAAACCGCCTTTTAGATGAAAATTACCCAGCGTTTAACCGCTTGATTTATCAAGTGATTTTAGATCCCAAGTTGGATCATTTTAAAGACGCTCTAGCCAAAAGTAACGCCACCCATAGCAACGCGCAAACCTTTTTTATTTTAGGGATCAATGAAATTTTACGCAAAAAACTCTCTAAAGCGCTCAAATATTTTGAACGATCTGAAGAAGTTGTCAAAGACGATGATTTTTCAAAAAATAGAGCGATTTTTTGGCAATACCTGGTTTCTAAAAAGAAAAAAACTTTAGAGCGCCTTTCACAAAGCCCTGCCTTAAACCTCTATAGCCTTTATGCAAACCGCAAACTCAAAGCTACGCCCAATTACCGCATCATTTCGCATCTCCAAAATTTAAGCCAAGAAGACCCTCCCTTTAACACTTACGATCCTTTTTTATGGCAAATTTTTAAGGAAAAAACTTTGAGTTTGAAAGATGAAGGGGCGTTTAATACGATGTTAAAAAGCTTGTATTATGAAAAAAGCGCTCCTGAATTAACCTACCTTTTAAGCCAACGCAATAAAGACAATACTTATTATTACTTATCCCCTTATGAGGGCATTATTGAGTGGCAAAGCGTGGATGAAAAAGCGATGGCGTATGCGATCGCTAGGCAAGAAAGCTTTTTGCTCCCGGCTTTAATCTCTCGCTCCTTTGCTCTAGGGCTTATGCAAATCATGCCCTTTAATGTAGGGCCTTTCGCTAAAAGCCTTGGCATGGACAATATTGATCTAAACGACATGTTTAACCCCAATATCGCCCTTAAATTTGGCAATTATTATTTGAACCATTTGAAAAAAGAATTTAACCACCCCCTTTTTGTCGCCTACGCCTATAACGCTGGGCCTGGGTTTTTAAGGAGGTGGTTAGAAAGCTCCAAACGATTCAGAGAAAAAAATCATTTTGAGCCATGGCTTAGCATGGAGCTTATGCCTTATAGCGAGACTCGCATGTATGGCTTTAGGGTCATGCTCAATTACTTGATTTATCAAGAAATTTTTGGGAATTTTATTTTTGTTGATACATTTTTAGAACAAACTCTTACAAAGGACAAATAA
- the galU gene encoding UTP--glucose-1-phosphate uridylyltransferase GalU, translating to MIKKCLFPAAGYGTRFLPITKTIPKEMLPIVDKPLIQYAVEEAMEAGCEVMAIVTGRNKRSLEDYFDTSYEIEHQIQGTNKENALKSIRNIIEKCCFSYVRQKQMKGLGHAILTGEALIGNEPFAVILADDLCISHDHPSVLKQMTSLYQKYQCSIVAIEEVALEEVSKYGVIRGELLEEGVYEIKDMVEKPSQEDAPSNLAVIGRYILTPDIFEILSETKPGKNNEIQITDALLTQAKRKRIIAYQFKGKRYDCGSVEGYIEASNAYYKKRL from the coding sequence ATGATTAAAAAATGCCTTTTTCCTGCCGCTGGCTATGGCACGCGCTTTTTGCCCATCACTAAAACCATCCCTAAAGAAATGCTGCCCATTGTGGATAAGCCCTTAATCCAATACGCCGTAGAAGAAGCGATGGAGGCTGGCTGTGAAGTGATGGCGATTGTTACAGGAAGAAACAAGCGCAGTTTAGAAGATTATTTTGACACAAGCTATGAAATAGAGCATCAAATCCAAGGCACCAACAAAGAAAACGCTTTAAAAAGCATTCGTAACATTATAGAAAAATGCTGTTTTTCCTATGTGCGCCAAAAACAAATGAAAGGCTTAGGGCATGCGATTTTAACCGGGGAAGCCCTTATAGGCAATGAGCCTTTTGCAGTGATTTTGGCCGATGATTTATGCATAAGCCACGATCACCCGAGCGTGCTAAAGCAAATGACTTCATTGTATCAAAAATACCAATGCTCTATCGTAGCCATTGAAGAAGTGGCGTTAGAAGAAGTTTCAAAATACGGCGTGATTAGGGGCGAATTGTTAGAAGAGGGGGTGTATGAGATTAAAGACATGGTAGAAAAACCAAGCCAAGAAGACGCTCCAAGCAATTTAGCCGTGATAGGGCGCTATATTTTGACCCCGGATATTTTTGAGATTTTAAGCGAAACAAAACCGGGTAAAAACAATGAAATCCAAATCACAGACGCCTTACTCACTCAGGCCAAAAGAAAACGCATCATCGCTTACCAATTCAAAGGCAAACGATACGATTGCGGGAGCGTGGAAGGCTATATTGAAGCGAGCAACGCTTATTATAAAAAACGCTTATAA
- the murA gene encoding UDP-N-acetylglucosamine 1-carboxyvinyltransferase yields MDFLEIVGQIPLKGGVEISGAKNSALPILAATLLSQQEVTINALPQVVDIKAMALLLQNLGAELNWLSPNTLQVSAKSLHHTEATYDLVRKMRASILVLGPLLARFKECLVSLPGGCAIGARPVDLHLKAMQQLGAEITIEQGYIHAKATKGLKGNDILFDKISVTGTENALMAASLAKGITRIINAAKEPEITQLCAFLQSGGVEIEGVGSSELKIRGVEGDALHLKDIQIIPDRIEAGTYLCVGAITNSQLKINNIIPNHLQAITDKLIEIGFSLDIQKNSIEIYPAKKRQAFEITTKEYPGFPTDMQAQFMALATQCLGTSVIEETLFENRFMHASELQRLGANISLKTNVATIHGSTELTGSDVMATDLRASSALILAALVAKGMSRVHRIYHLDRGYERLEDKINALGAKVLRLKEK; encoded by the coding sequence TTGGACTTTTTAGAGATTGTGGGACAAATCCCTTTAAAAGGGGGGGTAGAAATTTCTGGGGCTAAAAATTCCGCGCTCCCCATTTTAGCCGCCACGCTTTTAAGCCAACAAGAAGTTACCATCAATGCTTTGCCCCAAGTGGTGGATATAAAGGCGATGGCGCTCTTATTGCAAAATTTAGGTGCAGAATTAAATTGGCTTAGTCCTAACACGCTTCAAGTCAGCGCTAAATCCTTGCACCACACCGAAGCCACTTACGATTTGGTGCGTAAAATGCGTGCTTCTATTTTGGTTTTAGGCCCGTTATTAGCGCGCTTTAAAGAATGTTTAGTGAGTTTGCCCGGTGGGTGCGCCATAGGAGCAAGGCCTGTGGATTTGCACTTAAAAGCGATGCAACAATTGGGAGCAGAAATCACAATCGAGCAAGGCTATATCCATGCAAAGGCCACAAAGGGCTTAAAAGGCAATGATATTTTATTTGATAAAATCAGCGTTACAGGCACAGAAAACGCCCTCATGGCAGCAAGTCTAGCTAAAGGGATAACGCGCATCATTAATGCGGCTAAAGAGCCAGAGATCACTCAATTGTGCGCGTTTTTGCAAAGCGGGGGCGTAGAAATTGAAGGCGTTGGGAGCAGCGAGTTAAAGATTAGAGGGGTAGAAGGCGATGCTTTGCATTTAAAAGACATTCAAATCATACCGGATAGGATTGAAGCAGGCACTTATTTGTGCGTGGGGGCTATCACTAACAGCCAGCTTAAAATTAATAACATTATCCCTAACCACCTCCAAGCGATCACGGATAAGCTCATAGAAATTGGTTTCTCGCTAGACATTCAAAAAAATTCCATAGAAATTTATCCGGCTAAAAAACGCCAAGCCTTTGAAATCACCACGAAAGAATACCCGGGCTTTCCCACGGATATGCAAGCGCAATTCATGGCGTTAGCCACGCAATGTTTGGGGACGAGCGTGATTGAAGAAACGCTTTTTGAAAACCGCTTCATGCATGCAAGCGAATTGCAACGATTAGGGGCTAACATTAGCCTAAAAACCAATGTGGCTACCATTCACGGATCCACAGAGCTTACCGGGAGCGATGTGATGGCAACCGATTTAAGGGCTTCTTCGGCTCTCATTTTAGCCGCTTTAGTGGCTAAAGGCATGAGTAGGGTGCATAGGATTTACCACTTAGATAGGGGTTATGAGAGATTAGAGGATAAAATCAACGCTTTAGGGGCAAAAGTGTTGCGTTTAAAAGAAAAATAA
- the aspA gene encoding aspartate ammonia-lyase, whose translation MRIEHDFIGQMEISDEVYYGIQTLRASENFFITNDKLCSYPVFIKSFAQVKKAAALANAQLGLIDEKLKIAICHACDLLIDGKYHDQFVVDMIQGGAGTSTNMNMNEVIANLALEYMGHKKSEYQFCHPNDHVNRSQSTNDAYPSALKIAIYERLSNLVNPLKALRDAFAQKSKEFAHVIKMGRTQLQDAVPMTLGQEFETYALMIDRDIEQVLDARNWVRELNLGGTAIGTGINSHPDYRNLIEKKIQEVTGRPFVMANNLIEATQSTGAYVQVSGVLKRIAVKLSKVCNDLRLLSSGPRAGLNEINLPKMQPGSSIMPGKVNPVIPEVVNQVCFAVIGNDLSVALAAEGGQLQLNVFEPVIAYKLFHSFVILGRAIETLTTKCVEGITANEKICKDYVFNSIGIVTALNPHIGYEKSAMIAKEALKSGRSIYDIALEKKILTKEQLDDIFKPENMLSPHAFKKHKD comes from the coding sequence ATGCGTATTGAGCATGATTTCATTGGACAAATGGAAATTAGCGATGAAGTTTATTATGGGATTCAGACTTTAAGGGCGAGTGAAAACTTTTTTATCACCAACGACAAGCTTTGCAGTTATCCTGTTTTTATCAAATCTTTCGCTCAAGTCAAAAAAGCGGCTGCTCTAGCTAACGCGCAATTAGGCTTGATTGATGAAAAGCTTAAAATTGCGATTTGCCATGCGTGCGATTTGTTGATTGATGGTAAATATCACGATCAATTCGTTGTGGATATGATTCAAGGGGGGGCTGGCACAAGCACAAACATGAACATGAACGAAGTCATTGCTAATTTGGCTTTAGAATACATGGGGCATAAAAAGAGCGAGTATCAATTTTGCCACCCAAACGATCATGTCAACCGCTCCCAATCCACCAATGACGCCTATCCTAGCGCGTTAAAAATTGCGATTTATGAGCGCTTGAGCAATTTAGTCAATCCCTTAAAAGCCTTAAGAGACGCTTTCGCTCAAAAATCTAAGGAATTTGCTCATGTGATTAAAATGGGGCGCACCCAGCTTCAAGACGCTGTACCTATGACTTTAGGGCAAGAATTTGAAACTTATGCTTTGATGATTGATAGGGATATTGAGCAGGTTTTAGACGCTAGGAATTGGGTAAGAGAGCTTAATTTAGGCGGCACCGCTATTGGCACAGGGATCAATTCGCACCCGGATTATCGCAACTTGATTGAAAAGAAAATCCAAGAAGTAACGGGCCGTCCTTTTGTCATGGCTAACAATTTGATAGAAGCCACTCAAAGCACGGGGGCGTATGTGCAAGTGAGTGGGGTTTTAAAGCGTATTGCAGTGAAACTTTCTAAGGTTTGTAACGATTTAAGGTTGCTCAGCTCAGGCCCTAGAGCGGGATTGAATGAAATCAATTTGCCTAAAATGCAACCGGGTAGCTCTATTATGCCGGGTAAAGTCAATCCGGTGATCCCTGAAGTGGTCAATCAGGTGTGTTTTGCGGTCATTGGGAATGATTTGAGCGTGGCGTTAGCTGCAGAAGGCGGTCAGTTGCAACTCAATGTGTTTGAGCCGGTTATCGCTTACAAGCTCTTCCATTCTTTTGTGATTTTAGGGCGCGCGATTGAAACTTTGACGACTAAATGCGTGGAAGGCATCACGGCTAATGAAAAGATTTGCAAAGATTATGTCTTTAACAGCATTGGTATCGTTACCGCACTCAACCCTCACATCGGCTATGAAAAATCCGCTATGATCGCTAAAGAAGCCTTAAAAAGCGGTCGTTCTATCTATGACATCGCTTTAGAAAAGAAAATCTTAACTAAAGAGCAGCTAGACGATATTTTCAAGCCAGAAAACATGCTAAGCCCTCACGCTTTCAAAAAGCATAAAGATTAA